One genomic window of Fusarium keratoplasticum isolate Fu6.1 chromosome 3, whole genome shotgun sequence includes the following:
- a CDS encoding Glucosidase 2 subunit beta — MQHPSSVALLSAIYAFTLAAAGSLPRGVGPEFAAHYDGKESFSCITNAAIKLSLSQINDNSCDCPDGSDEPGTAACANIDPLSPEQPLAGSASGTTNTTNALPGFWCANEGHIGMYVPFSYVNDGVCDYDICCDGTEEYSGVGGVKCENRCAEIGKEYRRLEEEKRKNMEKASKQRDILIKEAQSLRQQVEAKVVDLKKEIANLEAKREELAKKHREVEQEEKGKVVRGEGTGGKLGVLVGLAKARVNELRDTLNNVVDQRDALKDRVGELEELLTKFKSEYNPNFNDEGVKSAIRSFEDYSARVESEKGQRQDVNDADLLSVLREDSESNGVNWKEFEESAGSDTDIIYNFEAYLPSFARSLLHGTLDSLRVWLVTNGLLADNTAPGQESTLVRAAREALAAADRDLEKKAKSLESEQADLDKDYGPEGIFRALKGKCISLDAGEYTYEHCWLDKTMQKSKKGHGHSSMGFFNRVDRDIADDEERLDGKSLGKGERIVLRYEDGQQCWNGPKRRTDVWLGCSETEELWRVSEAEKCVYKMEVGTPAACDFQEVAARQAFRGKDEL; from the exons ATGCAGCATCCAAGCTCTGTGGCGCTGCTGAGCGCTATCTACGCCTTCACATTGGCCGCTGCTGGCAGTCTGCCAAGAGGTGTAGGCCCTGAAT TCGCCGCTCACTACGACGGCAAGGAGTCCTTCTCTTGCATCACAAACGCCGCCATCAAGCTGAGCTTGAGCCAGATCAACGATAACTCGTGCGATTGCCCCGACGGCTCCGACGAACCTGGCACCGCTGCCTGCGCCAACATCGATCCTCTCTCCCCCGAGCAGCCCCTTGCCGGTTCCGCCTCTGGCAcgaccaacaccaccaatgCTCTTCCTGGCTTCTGGTGTGCCAATGAGGGCCACATTGGCATGTATGTGCCTTTCAGTTACGTCAATGATGGCGTGTGCGATTACGATATCTGCTGTGATGGCACCGAGGAGTATAGTGGTGTAGGCGGTGTCAAGTGTGAGAATAGGTGTGCCGAGATTGGCAAGGAATACAGGAGATtagaagaagagaagcgaAAGAACATGGAAAAGGCATCCAAGCAACGAGACATTCTCATCAAGGAAGCTCAGTCTCTCCGTCAACAGGTCGAAGCTAAAGTCGtcgacctcaagaaggagattgCCAACCTCGAAGCCAAGAGAGAAGAGCTAGCCAAGAAGCACCGCGAGGTCGAGCAGGAGGAAAAGGGCAAGGTCGTCCGCGGCGAAGGAACCGGTGGAAAGCTGGGTGTTCTCGTCGGATTGGCCAAGGCACGCGTCAACGAGCTCAGGGATACACTCAACAACGTCGTCGACCAGCGCGACGCGCTCAAGGACCGAGTCggtgagctggaggagcttctgaCCAAGTTCAAGTCCGAGTATAACCCCAACTTCAACGACGAGGGTGTCAAGTCTGCCATCAGGTCTTTTGAGGACTACTCGGCTCGTGTCGAGTCTGAGAAGGGTCAGAGGCAAGACGTTAATGACGCTGATCTCTTGAGTGTCCTTAGGGAGGACAGCGAGAGCAATGGAGTCAACTGgaaggagtttgaggagagTGCCGGCAGCGACACCGACATCA TCTACAACTTCGAGGCCTACCTCCCGTCTTTCGCCCGCTCCCTCCTCCACGGCACCCTCGACTCCCTCCGCGTCTGGCTCGTCACAAACGGCCTCCTCGCCGACAACACAGCCCCCGGCCAAGAATCCACCCTCGTCCGCGCCGCCCGCGAGGCCCTCGCAGCCGCAGACCGagacctcgagaagaaggccaagtccCTGGAGTCGGAGCAGGCagacctcgacaaggactACGGCCCCGAGGGCATCTTCCGtgctctcaagggcaagtGCATCAGCCTCGACGCGGGAGAGTACACGTACGAGCACTGCTGGCTCGACAAGACGATGCAAAAGTCAAAGAAGGGACACGGCCACAGCTCAATGGGTTTCTTCAACCGCGTCGACCGCGAcatcgccgacgacgaggagcgTCTCGACGGAAAGAGCCTCGGTAAGGGTGAGCGCATTGTTCTCCGGTATGAGGACGGACAACAGTGCTGGAACGGTCCCAAGAGGCGGACCGACGTGTGGCTGGGCTGCTCAGAGACCGAGGAGCTCTGGAGGGTCAGCGAGGCGGAAAAGTGCGTCTACAAGATGGAGGTTGGAACGCCGGCTGCCTGTGACTTTCAAGAGGTCGCTGCGAGGCAGGCCTTTCGTGGAAAGGATGAGCTATAA
- a CDS encoding Aldo-ket-red domain-containing protein, protein MATLRKPLSDVLPPLILGTATFNHQYHPDPAHMPYTDIVGRALAHNILGFDTSPYYGPSEILLGDALRKLTPPPPREGYFLITKAGRIASDEFDYSPAWIRYSVCRSLERLGTPYLDLVYMHDVEFVSPEEVLGAVMELRRLRDQGLIRYVGISGYPVDTLASLAEMILRETGEPLDAVLSYGHFCVQNSQLGEKALLERFKDAGVECLLNASMLNMGLLTTRGVDNSPMATWHPAPGELRQLCSNLSVIAQQEGEHLEEVAIRWALENWARVGSPFGTKLNPGSSSRLGVSVMGVSSVDELEETWNLWSSVVGLTGDEETQRKDKIAGIVKDKMWPTLGRWKDFEWESGGPKFVNARIEMGVVPRDGTAERWRLIPSVLDTPKI, encoded by the coding sequence ATGGCGACGCTGCGAAAACCCCTCTCCGATGTCCTGCCTCCTCTGATACTCGGCACGGCTACATTCAACCACCAGTATCATCCCGATCCGGCGCACATGCCCTATACCGACATCGTCGGACGCGCGCTCGCTCACAACATCCTCGGTTTCGATACCTCGCCCTACTACGGTCCCTCCGAGattcttcttggtgatgcgCTGCGCAAGTTGacgcctccgccgccgcgaGAGGGCTACTTCCTCATTACAAAGGCCGGCCGCATCGCGAGCGACGAGTTTGACTACTCGCCCGCCTGGATCCGGTACAGTGTGTGTCGCAGTCTGGAACGACTGGGCACACCGTACTTGGATCTGGTGTACATGCACGACGTCGAGTTTGTGTCGCCTGAGGAAGTTCTCGGTGCGGTCATGGAGTTGCGGCGGTTGAGGGATCAGGGCTTGATTCGATACGTGGGCATCAGTGGGTATCCTGTTGACACGCTTGCCTCGCTGGCCGAGATGATTTTGCGCGAGACGGGAGAGCCACTTGATGCTGTTCTATCGTATGGACATTTCTGCGTGCAGAATAGTCAGCTGGGTGAAAAGGCTCTGCTGGAGAGGTTCAAGGATGCTGGGGTGGAGTGTTTGCTGAATGCTAGCATGCTCAACATGGGACTGTTGACGACCCGTGGCGTTGACAATAGTCCCATGGCGACTTGGCATCCTGCGCCTGGAGAGCTTCGGCAGCTGTGCTCAAACCTGTCTGTCATTGCGCAGCAGGAGGGCGAGCATCTGGAAGAGGTAGCTATCCGCTGGGCGCTTGAGAACTGGGCGCGCGTAGGATCACCATTCggcaccaagctcaacccGGGATCCTCAAGCCGTCTTGGCGTCAGCGTCATGGGTGTCTCAAGCGTCGACGAGCTAGAAGAGACGTGGAACCTGTGGAGCAGCGTGGTAGGCCTCACAGGTGACGAGGAGACGCAGCGCAAGGACAAGATTGCGGGCATTGTAAAGGACAAGATGTGGCCTACTCTCGGGCGGTGGAAGGATTTCGAGTGGGAGAGCGGCGGGCCCAAGTTTGTCAATGCGAGGATCGAGATGGGGGTTGTTCCAAGGGATGGGACGGCTGAGAGGTGGCGGTTGATACCCAGCGTGTTGGACACGCCCAAGATTTAG
- a CDS encoding MFS domain-containing protein has product MGVDETHHDEGARNHSVALQTADNIDQIEAPVTWKAYLMCAFASFGGIFFGYDSGYINGVNGSKYFIHEVEGLGHDKLRESHQSLIVSILSCGTFFGAIIAGDIADRIGRKWTVITGCIIYCIGVVIQMITGHGDPLACIVAGRLIAGIGVGFESAIVILYMSEICPRKVRGALVAGYQFCITIGLLLAACIVYGTEDFYNPNSYRIPIAIQFPWAVILGGGLLFLPDSPRYFVKRGRIEDAIDALSRVRGQPKDSKYVQTELAEIIANEEYERQIIPSTSWIGSWANCFRGSLWDGKSNLRRTILGTSLQMMQQWTGVNFIFYYSTPFLQSTGAIDNSFLISLIFTLVNVFSTPLSFWTVERFGRRSILIIGAFGMLVCQFLVAIIGVTIGFNHTHPTPTEDDPDKVTANNISAVNAQIAFIAIFIFFFASTWGPGAWIVIGEIFPLPIRSRGVGLSTASNWLWNTIIAVITPYMVGENRGNLKSSVFFIWGGLCTCAFVYSYFLVPETKGLSLEQVDKMMEETTPRNSAKWKPHTTFAETMGGGEIFERKAVAKAEHDDSAA; this is encoded by the exons ATGGGTGTCGACGAAACCCACCACGACGAGGGCGCTCGCAACCACTCGGTCGCCCTCCAGACGGCCGACAACATCGACCAGATCGAGGCTCCCGTCACCTGGAAGGCCTACCTCATGTGCGCCTTTGCCTCCTTCGGTGGCATCTTCTTCGGTTACGACTCTGGGTACATCAACGGTGTCAATGGTTCCAAGTACTTCATCCACGAggtcgagggccttggccatgacaaGCTCCGCGAAAGCCACCAGTCTCTGATCGTCTCTATCCTCTCCTGCGGTACCTTCTTTGGTGCTATCATCGCCGGTGATATCGCTGACCGCATCGGCCGCAAGTGGACTGTCATTACTGGTTGCATCATCTACTGCATTGGTGTTGTTATCCAGATGATTACTGGTCATGGTGATCCTCTTGCTTGCATCGTCGCTGGTCGTCTCATTGCCGGTATCGGTGTCGGTTTCGAGTCTGCCATTGTTATCCTGTACATGTCTGAGATT TGCCCCCGCAAGGTTCGTGGTGCTCTCGTCGCTGGTTACCAATTCTGCATCACCATCGGTCTGCTGCTCGCCGCCTGTATCGTCTACGGAACTGAGGACTTCTACAACCCCAACTCCTACCGCAttcccatcgccatccagTTCCCCTGGGCTgtcatcctcggtggtggtctccTGTTCCTCCCCGACTCTCCCCGATACTTTGTCAAGAGGGGCCGCATCGAAGACGCCATTGACGCCCTCTCCCGTGTCCGTGGTCAGCCCAAGGACTCCAAGTATGTCCAGACCGAGCTGGCTGAGATTATCGCCAACGAGGAGTACGAGCGCCAGATCATTCCCTCCACCTCTTGGATCGGCAGCTGGGCCAACTGCTTCAGGGGCAGCCTCTGGGATGGCAAGTCTAACCTTCGCCGAACCATCCTCGGTACCTCTCTTCAGATGATGCAGCAATG GACTGGTgtcaacttcatcttctaCTACTCCACCCCCTTCCTCCAGTCCACTGGTGCCATTGACAACAGTTTCCTCATCTCGCTCATCTTCACCCTGGTCAACGTCTTCTCGACCCCCCTGTCCTTCTGGACCGTCGAGCGCTTCGGTCGCCgcagcatcctcatcattgGTGCCTTCGGTATGCTTGTCTGCCAGTTCCTCGTTGCCATCATCGGTGTCACTATCGGTTTCAACCACACCCACCCCACTCCCACCGAAGACGACCCTGACAAGGTCACTGCCAACAACATCAGCGCTGTCAACGCCCAGATCGCCTtcattgccatcttcatcttcttcttcgcctccACCTGGGGTCCCGGTGCCTGGATCGTCATTGGCGAGATCTTCCCTCTCCCCATCCGATCTCGTGGTGTTGGTCTCTCGACTGCTTCCAACTGGCTGTGGAACACCATCATCGCTGTCATCACCCCCTACATGGTTGGCGAGAACCGAGGCAACCTCAAGTcgtccgtcttcttcatctggggAGGTCTCTGCACATGCGCCTTTGTCTATTCTTACTTCCTGgtccccgagaccaagggacTGTCTCTGGAGCAGGTCgacaagatgatggaggagaccACCCCCCGCAACTCTGCCAAGTGGAAGCCCCATACTACCTTTGCCGAGACCATGGGCGGTGGCGAGATCTTCGAGAGGAAGGCtgttgccaaggctgagcacGACGACTCTGCCGCCTAA
- a CDS encoding Beta-lactamase domain-containing protein — MTLLQTFTFILSLTSSFARANLKCRPEGPVLPRPTALGESATFKEAAANLTDTLDAAVSGSITAGWPVKNVSFSLAVISADQDKPGVPIWEYHHLASANENGTKDLDRDSQYLIGSVSKVIASYVLLKSGVDLDAPVTEFLPKLGDEKSTIQWRGVSLRMLASHLSGAPANYGFSEFYVLKEVFLSIGFPPVEDSAYPPCGVIGLNKGCSHQDYLTGMTTSYPQTVPNERPAYSNMAFVILGMALEEYTGKNFTQLVKEIVSDPLDLKSTYPSPGDSEKAVIPPGESSWGADYKENTPAGGLISSLSDLSKFSYALLSRTINLTSTEVSAWLKPVAFAGNEHTMTGMPWEILRSSKLTPDHPHTVTIYGKSGGAQNYRSQLDFVDEYGFTVVLLTAGPMKAAPILRDAMLSTFVAAADKVSRGQREKYEQRFTNEGDKSQVPVEASLKQDKDSMVLSSLRRNNTDILAGLAKIWTFSLGEFLPTVGPNIRVFPGDLREKATLNGKPVTKEVWHLWPDIGSDFKTDLPGKMIEGMNCIGWTIQDWVHYGGEPLDRVVVYVGEDGDVEGLEVPFLRSGVLYPS, encoded by the exons ATGACCCTATTACAAACGTTTACCTTTATCCTGTCTTTGACATCTTCTTTTGCTAGGGCGAACTTGAAATGTCGCCCTGAAGGTCCTGTTCTTCCACGGCCTACAGCCCTCGGTGAATCCGCCACCTTcaaagaagcagcagccaacCTGACCGACACCCTTGACGCTGCCGTCTCCGGATCCATCACTGCAGGTTGGCCCGTGAAGAATGTCTCATTTTCGCTGGCCGTGATCAGCGCCGACCAAGACAAGCCGGGCGTTCCCATCTGGGAGTATCACCATCTCGCGTCTGCTAATGAGAACGGCACCAAGGATCTCGACAGGGATTCGCAGTATCTCATCGGTTCGGTTTCCAAGGTTATTGCTAGCTATGTGCTCTTGAAGAGTGGTGTTGATCTGGATGCCCCGGTGACTGAGTTTCTCCCGAAGCTGGGTGATGAGAAGTCGACCATCCAGTGGAGGGGTGTGAGCTTGAGGATGTTGGCTTCGCATCTTAGCGGTGCACCTGCAAATT ACGGCTTCTCTGAATTCTACGTCTTAAAGGAGgtcttcctctccatcgGCTTTCCACCAGTCGAGGACAGCGCCTACCCACCCTGTGGTGTTATAGGACTCAACAAAGGGTGTTCGCATCAAG ATTATTTGACCGGAATGACAACGTCGTATCCCCAAACGGTGCCGAATGAACGCCCGGCCTACTCAAACATGGCCTTTGTCATTCTCGGCATGGCCCTGGAAGAATACACTGGAAAGAACTTTACCCAGCTTGTGAAGGAGATCGTTTCCGATCCTCTGGATCTTAAGAGTACCTATCCTTCCCCTGGGGATTCCGAAAAGGCTGTCATTCCGCCTGGTGAGAGTAGCTGGGGCGCAGACTACAAGGAGAATACGCC GGCGGGTGGACTGATCTCTTCACTCTCCGATCTTTCCAAGTTCTCATATGCTTTGCTCTCGCGGACCATCAACCTCACTTCCACCGAGGTCAGCGCCTGGCTGAAGCCAGTCGCCTTCGCTGGCAATGAGCACACCATGACGGGGATGCCATGGGAGATCCTTCGCTCTTCGAAGCTTACCCCAGACCATCCTCACACTGTCACCATTTACGGCAAGAGCGGTGGTGCTCAGAACTACAGAAGCCAACTCGACTTTGTCGACGAATATGGCTTTACTGTGGTCCTTCTCACAGCTGGGCCAATGAAGGCAGCGCCGATCCTGAGAGATGCCATGCTTTCTACGTTTGTGGCTGCTGCAGACAAGGTATCAAGAGGGCAGAGAGAAAAGTATGAGCAAAGGTTTACAAACGAGGGAGACAAGAGTCAAGTTCCCGTCGAAGCGTCCCTCAAGCAGGACAAGGACTCGATGGTTCTATCTTCACTTCGCCGCAACAACACGGACATTTTAGCAGGTCTCGCCAAAATCTGGACCTTTTCCCTTGGCGAATTTCTCCCTACAGTTGGTCCAAACATTCGCGTCTTTCCAGGCGACCTCCGCGAGAAGGCGACCCTCAACGGCAAGCCCGTCACCAAGGAGGTCTGGCATCTCTGGCCTGATATCGGCTCAGACTTCAAGACGGATCTGCCTGGTAAGATGATTGAGGGCATGAACTGTATCGGCTGGACGATTCAGGATTGGGTTCATTATGGAGGAGAGCCGTTGGACCGGGTGGTGGTTTATGTGggagaggatggtgatgttgagggACTCGAGGTGCCGTTTTTAAGATCGGGGGTTTTGTACCCTTCATAA
- a CDS encoding PKS-ER domain-containing protein, protein MASMRAWQAASPGTFPQILSLRTDIPRPSNLQDGQILVQVSHAGLNPADYKMCELGVASRAITSFPKIPGMDLAGRVVEVAEGVTEAKVGDLVMARVDPTKSGGSLAEFVVVNRDGYATLPAGFDTEQAAGAPTAAVTAYQTIAPYVKAGDKVFINGGSGGVGLFGIQIAKALGCEVTVTCSTAKAELCKSLGADDIIDYRTSDVLAELKKRGQVFRHCVDNVGDSPSNLYAFSDNFLFNGSKFLFVGGHVTAGSVMSIMKTRVLPTFLGGGKNHFVSYMTSNKREDIEQVRDWFFEGKVRTVVDSVFDYEETEKAFEQLKKGSNGGKIIIRVQK, encoded by the coding sequence ATGGCTTCAATGCGCGCCTGGCAAGCCGCCTCCCCTGGCACATTCCCCCAAATCCTCTCCCTCCGCACCGACATCCCCCGCCCCTCAAACCTCCAAGATGGCCAGATCCTCGTGCAGGTCTCGCACGCGGGTCTCAACCCAGCCGACTACAAGATGTGCGAGCTCGGCGTCGCCTCGAGGGCCATAACCTCATTCCCCAAGATCCCCGGCATGGACCTCGCCGGccgcgtcgtcgaggtcgcTGAAGGCgtcaccgaggccaaggtgggCGATCTTGTCATGGCTAGGGTTGACCCGACAAAGTCTGGCGGTTCTCTGGCCGAGTTTGTTGTCGTGAATCGCGACGGGTATGCCACTCTCCCGGCCGGCTTTGACACGGAGCAGGCGGCGGGAGCTCCGACAGCGGCCGTTACGGCCTACCAGACAATCGCGCCGTACGTCAAGGCCGGAGACAAGGTCTTTATCAACGGCGGTTCCGGCGGTGTCGGCCTCTTCGGCATCCAAATCGCAAAGGCTCTCGGCTGCGAGGTTACAGTAACTTGCTCAaccgccaaggccgagctgTGCAAGAGTCTCGGcgccgacgacatcatcgactACAGGACAAGTGACGTTCTcgccgagctcaagaagcgCGGGCAGGTGTTTAGACATTGCGTCGACAACGTTGGCGACTCACCATCCAACCTTTACGCCTTCTCCGACAATTTCCTTTTCAACGGCAGCAAGTTTCTCTTTGTCGGTGGCCACGTGACAGCGGGCAGCGTCATGAGCATCATGAAGACGAGGGTGCTGCCGACATTCCTCGGTGGTGGAAAGAACCATTTCGTTAGCTACATGACCAGCAACAAACGCGAAGACATCGAGCAAGTCCGAGATTGGTTCTTTGAGGGCAAGGTTCGCACAGTTGTCGATTCAGTGTTTGACTATGAGGAGACGGAAAAGGCGTTtgagcagctgaagaaggGGTCAAATGGAGGCAAGATTATTATCCGAGTTCAAAAGTAG
- a CDS encoding AZUL domain-containing protein, translating into MEEPAPLRWSGAFPVVHPSAVATKNLRGDKILLPQSALEQLLAAAQSRPSNTSSRSDPWSYSTASRSDADSAQQLPNPLTFRLVNPKNNNAVFAGIREFSASEGTLGLSSWLAEALEVQEEDCLSLSQTEDSIEKDPALFQEGNMDMDGIQIKVEARQLPKGTYVRLRPLEAGYNPDDWKPLLERQLRENFTTLSTGAMLTVKGARGEEFKLLVDKVAPEGDGICVVDTDLEVDIEALDEEQARETLRRIMSTQRGTSGGSSSGGEIDIWKPVDGQVLEGEYVDYVLPSWNRSQPLVIELSTSEDEDALDLFITPKSSRQRAPPRETAHVFGDFSPATNGKKTVVLSPTNVELEGAEQILISVHGYKHLDAGESSTQALQYSLRASANLPDEQSGSNGVDGQEHSPEDVQCSNCLQFVPKRTMVLHESFCRRNNIVCPGCKSVFKKGSPEWEAHWHCEKDDAFGNSTHSRAKHDDVFHTQRQCPHCEFSTNSLADLARHQTSVCPGKLILCRFCHLEVPQEGDPFNPSPEVVLSGLTAHELADGTRTTECHLCDKIVRLKDMETHLKHHELDKVSRVKPPICRNANCGRTMFGVGPRGQVRQAASTEQAQNDIGLCSICFGPLYVSMHDPEGKALRRRIERLYLRQLMTGCGKAHCANSWCKTGRANAGLDPKPSSAREVLPLVKPLLASIPNMDEPLYFCADETSQRSRKLAEMMSSEGVWDLDWCIAAGEAEKGNMDKMRDWLQAWAPTR; encoded by the coding sequence ATGGAGGAACCAGCTCCCTTGCGCTGGTCGGGCGCGTTTCCTGTCGTTCATCCATCAGCTGTAGCAACCAAGAACCTTAGAGGCGACAAGATCCTACTTCCTCAGTCCGCCCTCGAACAGTTGCTTGCTGCAGCGCAATCCCGACCCTCCAATACCTCGAGCCGATCAGACCCTTGGTCTTATTCCACAGCATCACGAAGCGATGCCGATAGCGCACAGCAGTTACCGAATCCCCTTACGTTTCGCCTCGTCAACCCGAAGAATAATAATGCGGTCTTTGCGGGTATCAGGGAGTTTTCAGCTTCCGAGGGAACTCTGGGGTTGAGCTCGTGGTTGGCGGAAGCTCTTGAAGTGCAAGAGGAGGATTGCTTATCACTCAGCCAAACGGAAGACTCCATTGAAAAGGACCCGGCGCTTTTCCAGGAGGGaaacatggacatggacggTATTCAAATCAAGGTCGAGGCGCGACAACTTCCGAAGGGCACCTATGTGCGACTTCGACCCTTGGAGGCGGGGTACAATCCGGACGATTGGAAGCCACTGCTCGAACGACAGCTCAGAGAAAACTTTACTACACTCAGCACAGGCGCCATGTTGACAGTGAAGGGCGCACGTGGTGAGGAGTTCAAGCTGCTTGTGGACAAGGTTGCTCCTGAGGGAGATGGCATCTGTGTTGTGGACACAGATCTTGAGGTTGACATTGAGGCTTTGGATGAAGAGCAGGCCCGGGAAACGTTGAGACGCATCATGTCAACACAACGAGGAACATCGGGCGGTAGCTCTTCAGGCGGAGAGATTGATATATGGAAGCCAGTTGATGGGCAGGTACTCGAGGGCGAATATGTGGACTATGTCCTGCCATCATGGAACCGATCTCAGCCTCTCGTCATCGAGTTGAGCACCagcgaagacgaggatgcaCTGGATCTTTTCATCACGCCAAAGTCTTCCCGACAGCGAGCGCCCCCGCGAGAAACAGCCCATGTATTTGGCGATTTCTCTCCAGCGACGAATGGAAAGAAAACTGTTGTGTTAAGTCCCACCAACGTGGAACTTGAAGGGGCCGAGCAGATCTTGATATCCGTCCATGGCTATAAACATCTAGACGCCGGGGAGAGCTCTACACAGGCACTTCAATACTCATTACGAGCCAGCGCCAACTTGCCAGACGAGCAGTCCGGGTCGAATGGGGTCGACGGACAGGAGCACTCTCCTGAAGATGTTCAATGCAGCAACTGTTTACAGTTTGTCCCCAAGCGAACCATGGTTCTTCACGAGAGCTTCTGCCGAAGAAACAATATCGTGTGTCCAGGCTGCAAGTCGGTTTTCAAGAAGGGTTCTCCGGAATGGGAGGCACACTGGCACTGCGAGAAGGACGACGCATTTGGAAACTCGACACATAGCAGAGCGAAGCACGACGACGTCTTCCACACACAACGTCAATGTCCTCACTGCGAGTTCTCGACCAATTCGCTAGCTGATTTGGCAAGACATCAGACGAGCGTGTGCCCTGGAAAGCTTATTCTCTGCCGATTCTGTCACCTCGAGGTTCCCCAGGAAGGCGACCCATTCAATCCCAGTCCGGAGGTGGTGCTTTCTGGACTGACGGCACATGAGTTGGCAGATGGCACTCGAACAACGGAATGCCACCTTTGCGACAAGATTGTTCGACTTAAAGATATGGAGACACACCTTAAGCATCATGAGCTTGATAAAGTGTCCCGGGTGAAGCCGCCTATCTGCCGCAATGCAAACTGTGGGAGAACAATGTTTGGCGTTGGCCCAAGGGGTCAGGTCAGGCAGGCAGCTTCAACTGAGCAAGCCCAAAACGATATTGGGCTCTGCTCGATCTGCTTTGGCCCTTTGTACGTGAGCATGCACGACCCAGAGGGAAAGGCGCTACGACGACGAATTGAGAGGCTTTATCTTCGCCAGCTCATGACGGGATGCGGCAAGGCTCACTGCGCAAACTCGTGGTGTAAGACAGGACGAGCCAACGCAGGACTCGACCCGAAGCCCTCGAGTGCGAGGGAAGTTCTCCCTCTAGTGAAGCCGCTTCTTGCCAGCATTCCGAATATGGACGAGCCGCTATACTTTTGCGCCGATGAGACGAGTCAGAGGAGTCGCAAGCTTGCAGAGATGATGTCCAGCGAGGGCGTCTGGGATCTGGACTGGTGCATCGCTGCGGGCGAAGCTGAGAAAGGGAACATGGATAAGATGAGGGACTGGTTGCAGGCTTGGGCACCAACAAGATAG